The genome window CTTCAACCTGATCGGGGGAACGCGCGGCTTGATCATCGAACGCGACAATGGGCAAGGTGCCCCGGACTTTTCGGAAACTCCGGCTGAGTTCAAGCGGATCTACCTTGTCGATCTGTCACGCAGCGACGGGAACGGCGTGCTGGAAAAGATCGCCTATATCGACCTGATGCGGATCAAAGATCCTGATGGAATCGCGCAGCGCGGCACCGGGGACGGTACTTTCACTTTCCCCTTCGTCACGATCGAGAATGTCGACCGTGTGGACGAGACGACGATCGTCGTCGCCAACGACAACAACTACCCCTTTTCCGTCGGTCGCGAGGCCGGACGCGCCGACGACAACGAGTTCATCTTGCTCGACGTGGCCGAGTTCCTGACGGCCGAATGATCCATCGAAGGCGCGGAGCGAAAGACGATCTTTTCTCCGCCCTTCCTTCCCGGGTACGTCAACGCTATCTATCGCGCATGAAATGGACCCTTCCGAACATCCTGACCGTCCTCCGCCTTCTGGCGGCACCCGGTGTCGCGGTCATGTTCCTCTACTTCAACCGGCCGTGGGCCGACTGGTTCGCGCTGGTCCTGTTCCTCGGGGCGGCGATCACCGATTGGGTCGACGGCTATCTTGCGCGGTCCTGGCAGCAGGAAAGCCGCTTCGGAGCCATGCTCGATCCGATCGCCGATAAGGCGATGGTGATCATCGCGCTGCTCGTCATCGTGGGCTATTCCTCGATGTCGCCGTGGCTTGTCCTGCCTGCGACCTTCATCACTTTCCGCGAGGTCTTCGTCTCGGGCCTGCGCGAATTTTTGGGCGGACAGGCGAAGCTTCTGAAGGTCACCAAGCTCGCCAAGTGGAAGACGACGGCGCAGATGGTCGCGATCGCGGTCCTGTTCGCGCGCGACATCTTCCTCCACCATCTGCTGAAACGGGCGGCCGCGCTCGATGACGCGACCTTCCAGGGCATCATGAGCGGCGCGCTTAGCGACGATGTGGGCCTCTTGTGGCTCGCCCAGCTTCGCGATGCCGCGGGGTTCCTCGGGCTCGTCCTGCTGTGGATCGCGGCAGCGCTGACGCTCATCACGGGGTGGGATTACTTCCGCAAGGCGATACCGTTCCTGAAGGAACCGGCATGACGCTCGATATTCTCTATTTCGCCTGGCTGCGCGAGCGGATCGGCTTGCCGAAGGAACGCGTCGAGACCGATGCCTCGAGCGTCGCGGATCTGGTCGATCAGCTCCGCGCGCGCGAGGAACGCTACGCTGCGGCTTTCGCCGATCTTTCGGCGTTGCGGGTCGCCGTCGATCAGGAGCTCATGGATTTCGATGCAAGTCTTTCCGGCGCGCGCGAGGTTGCGTTCTTCCCGCCGATGACGGGCGGCTGATGGATATCCGCGTGCAATCCGCGCCTTTCGCGGCGGGTGCGCTTCTCGACGATTTCGCCGCCGGACGCCGTGACGTGGGCGCGGTGGTAAGCTTTACCGGCATCGTGCGCGACGATGGCGGCCTAAGGCACATGGAGATCGAACATTACCCCGGCATGACCGAGCGTGCGATCGCCGGGATCGCCGAGGAGGCCGTGCGACGCTGGGAACTTGCCGACGTCCTCGTCCTCCACCGTCACGGACAGTTGCGTCCGGGCGAGCCCATCATGATGGTTGCGACCGCGGCGGGCCACCGTGCAGCGGCCTTCGAAGCGGCTGATTTCCTGATGGATTACCTCAAGTCCCGTGCGCCCTTTTGGAAGAAGGAAGTAACCGTGGATGGCGGCGACTGGGTCGCGGCCAAGGCGTCCGACGAGGATGCGCTCGACCGTTGGTGATCAGCCGTGCGCGCTGACGCGCTCGATGTAGTCACGCATCTCGGAATTCTCGGCCTGTGCCTCGCGGAGGGTCTCTCTGGTCACGCGCAGCTCCGCCTCGGCTTCGTGAAGCCGGTCCGACATCTCGCTTTCGCGTTCCTGCAGGTAGGCAAGCGCCTGATCGCGGGCCTCCTCGGCCTGGTGCATGAGGCGCGCCATGTTGTCGAGTTCGCCAAGATCGGCTTGGCTCACCCGGGTCAGCCTGTGAATGAGCCAGTTGGCGAACCAGCCGAGCGCGAAGGCCACGAAGAGGATGATGGCCGTGGCGATGATGAATTCGGTCCGGTTCATTCGGCGGCCGAAGCCTCTTCGTCACCCGTCTCGCCGTCGGGGGCATCCTCGGCCTCGCCCTCGGGCGCGTCCCCGCCCAAGAGCCGGAATTCCAGCCGGCGATTGGCCTCGCGACCCTCGGCGGTGGAATTGTCGGCGATCGGGTTCTCCTCGCCATAGCCCTTGGCGATGAGGTCGGAGGTCAGGACGCGGCGCGCCATCAGCGCGGCCAGCAGCGCATCGGCGCGCTCCTGGCTCAGCTCACGGTTCATCTCGTCGCGGCCCTGGCTGTCGGTAAAGCCGCCAACCTCCATCTGCACGCCGTCGCATTGGCGCACGATATCGGCGATGGCATCGACGCTCTCGCGGGAGGCCGCATCTATGACGGCCGATCCCGGGTCGAAGGTGATCTGACGCTCGGTCAGGACCGCGTTGACGCGCTCCACGCATTCCTCGGGCGTCGGAAGTCCTGCCGTCGGGTCGGCACGCTCGTCGTAGCTGACATCGATCTCGAATCGGGCGCCGTCGCCGAGCTGGGCGGTGAGGATCCGTGCAATCTCGTCGCTCGCGTCCTTTACGCCCGACGATCCGCTCACCGCGACGTCCTGCTCGCTCACGATGGCGGAGCCGTGCGTCAACAGCGACAGGCTGTCGAGCGCAACCATCACCCGCGGGGCCCAGCCCTGAGGCACCTGCGGCGCGATATCGAGTGACGAGGAAATACGTTCGACCCCGAAGAGCGATTGCGCGAAGGCCGATACGACGCCGAGCGACTGCTCGGATCCCAGACGCCCGCGCATCTGGACCTGCCCCTCCGGGCTGCGGGTCACGGTGAATTCCGCCGGCCCGAGCTCGGGTTCGACGGCGGTTTCGTCGGGCAGGATCGCGGTCAGCGTAAATCCTTCAGGAAGGTCCGATTCGAGATCGGAGACGACGCTTTCGAACGTGTCGGGGTCCTGGCCCTCGACCGCTTCGAGTCGGATGGCGAGGTCGGAAAGCGTGAGCCGCCCCCCTTCGAGCGCACCGAGCGCGGCGATGGAACGGGTCGCCGCATCGGCCCATTCCGGGCTCGGAACACCGAGGCCGAGCCGGCAGGTGGCCGTTTGCGCCACGCCCGACTCATGCGCCTGGGCGAGGATTGCGGCTGCGGCCGCGTCGTCGGGCGCGGTGCAGGCCTGGAACCGAGTTCCCTCGGAATTGCGGTTCATCCGCAGAAGATAGGGCGAAACGACGGGGCGCGGTGCCGAAATCTCGAGCGCGAGTTCGATCCCGTTTGGCGCGCGGCTTTCGAGTCGACGCTCGAGCCGGTCGCGGGCCTGCTCGCTCTCGGCCATGGAGGTGATCGCAACAGCATCCTCGCGGATCGAAATCTTGGCCGAGGGCAGCTCGTCAAGCGCGGCGATGCCGAAATCGACGGCGCGGCTCCAACCCTCGGGTGCGGGGTAGCTCGCCTGCTCCAAGAGATCGACGATCGGCGTGTTGAAGGCGGTGCGGCCCACGCGGTCGAGCAATGCCTGACGGTCCGTTTCCGCGGGAATGAGGCCGATCAGCGTCACCTCGTCCTGCTGGCGCAGGATCTCGACCGAGAAATCAGGCGGTGCGATCGCGTCGGTCTGGGCGACCTCCATCGCGTCCGCGATGCGAGAGGAATCGACGACCTCGCCCGCGACGCTGAGGGCGCGGAAACGCGCGGCCTCGTCCGGCGCGGTGCCCGTCATCTCGAGCCTGAGGCCGTCGGCGGTGACCTGCGCCCAGTCGATCTCGGCCTCGGCCAGCGCCACGCGAATGCTGCCGGTGGCACGGTCCTCGATCTGGGTGGCGGCGAAAGTTGCGGTGAAGAGCGCCGCCGCTCCGGCGATCGCGAAGGCCGTGACGAGGGGAAGGATGGATTTCAGGCGCATCGGCTGTCGTCTCCGGGTCCGGGCGGGTCGAACGAGGTTCTACGGGGGTGCGGACCCGGTCGCAATCACACGAGGATCGCGGCGGCAAGAAACAGCGTAACGAGGAGGCCGGCATCGCGGTTGGATCGGAAAAGCGCGAGGCATCGATCCGTATCCTTCGTATCGAGCCGTGCCATCTGCCACAGCAAATGCAGTGCGAAGATCAGCGGCGCGCAAAGCGCGACGATGAGCGTCGCGCCGGAAAGGGCAAGGAAGGCCGCGAGCGCGAGAAACAGCGTACCGGCGACGAGGAAAGCCACGAGCCATCCGCGCGCATGGTCCCCAAAGAGTCGCGCGGTGGATTTGACGCCGATGAGCGCGTCGTCCTCGACGTCCTGGAATGCGTAGATCGTATCGTAGAAGAGCGTCCAGGAGATCCCTGCGAGATAGAGGATCACGGCCGGCCAGCCAAGCGATCCCGTCTGCGCGGTCCAGGCGAGAAGCGCGCCCCAGTTGAAGGCGAGGCCGAGAAATACCTGCGGCCACCATGTGAATCGCTTGGCGAAGGGATAGATCGCCACCGGCAGCAAGGACAGAACCCCGAGGCCGATCGCGGGCAGGTTGAAGGTCAGCAGGATCGCGAAGGAGACGAGCGATTGCGCCACGGCCCATGCAAGCGCCTGTTTCGGCGTCACCCGGCCCGACGGGATGGGGCGCGAGCGCGTGCGGGCCACCGATCCGTCGATATGCCGGTCGGTAATGTCGTTCCAGGTGCAGCCCGCCCCGCGCATGAGGAATGCGCCCACCGCGCATCCGAGGCCGATCCAGAGCCCCGTCCAACCGAAGCGGTCCAACGCGGCAGAGGCGAGCGCGAGGCCCCACCAGCAGGGCAGGAGCAGCAGCCAGGTGCCGATCGGACGGTCTGCGCGCGACAGGCGCAGGTAAGGACGGATGGCCTCGGGGGCGTGCCTGTCGACCCAGTTGCCCTTGACGGCATCGGCGACCTGCCCTTCTCTCGCCTCGGACCTTGCCATAGCCTACGTGCCCCATGCCTTCTAAAATTCGTCTCTATGTAGATCACGCGCCGGGAGAGGGGCAAACCGTTCCTCTGGATGCGGCGCAGGCGCATTACATCTTCGGAGTGATGCGAAAGGGCG of Palleronia sp. LCG004 contains these proteins:
- the pgsA gene encoding CDP-diacylglycerol--glycerol-3-phosphate 3-phosphatidyltransferase, whose amino-acid sequence is MKWTLPNILTVLRLLAAPGVAVMFLYFNRPWADWFALVLFLGAAITDWVDGYLARSWQQESRFGAMLDPIADKAMVIIALLVIVGYSSMSPWLVLPATFITFREVFVSGLREFLGGQAKLLKVTKLAKWKTTAQMVAIAVLFARDIFLHHLLKRAAALDDATFQGIMSGALSDDVGLLWLAQLRDAAGFLGLVLLWIAAALTLITGWDYFRKAIPFLKEPA
- the moaD gene encoding molybdopterin converting factor subunit 1: MTLDILYFAWLRERIGLPKERVETDASSVADLVDQLRAREERYAAAFADLSALRVAVDQELMDFDASLSGAREVAFFPPMTGG
- a CDS encoding molybdenum cofactor biosynthesis protein MoaE is translated as MDIRVQSAPFAAGALLDDFAAGRRDVGAVVSFTGIVRDDGGLRHMEIEHYPGMTERAIAGIAEEAVRRWELADVLVLHRHGQLRPGEPIMMVATAAGHRAAAFEAADFLMDYLKSRAPFWKKEVTVDGGDWVAAKASDEDALDRW
- a CDS encoding OmpA family protein encodes the protein MRLKSILPLVTAFAIAGAAALFTATFAATQIEDRATGSIRVALAEAEIDWAQVTADGLRLEMTGTAPDEAARFRALSVAGEVVDSSRIADAMEVAQTDAIAPPDFSVEILRQQDEVTLIGLIPAETDRQALLDRVGRTAFNTPIVDLLEQASYPAPEGWSRAVDFGIAALDELPSAKISIREDAVAITSMAESEQARDRLERRLESRAPNGIELALEISAPRPVVSPYLLRMNRNSEGTRFQACTAPDDAAAAAILAQAHESGVAQTATCRLGLGVPSPEWADAATRSIAALGALEGGRLTLSDLAIRLEAVEGQDPDTFESVVSDLESDLPEGFTLTAILPDETAVEPELGPAEFTVTRSPEGQVQMRGRLGSEQSLGVVSAFAQSLFGVERISSSLDIAPQVPQGWAPRVMVALDSLSLLTHGSAIVSEQDVAVSGSSGVKDASDEIARILTAQLGDGARFEIDVSYDERADPTAGLPTPEECVERVNAVLTERQITFDPGSAVIDAASRESVDAIADIVRQCDGVQMEVGGFTDSQGRDEMNRELSQERADALLAALMARRVLTSDLIAKGYGEENPIADNSTAEGREANRRLEFRLLGGDAPEGEAEDAPDGETGDEEASAAE
- the ubiA gene encoding 4-hydroxybenzoate octaprenyltransferase, with the protein product MARSEAREGQVADAVKGNWVDRHAPEAIRPYLRLSRADRPIGTWLLLLPCWWGLALASAALDRFGWTGLWIGLGCAVGAFLMRGAGCTWNDITDRHIDGSVARTRSRPIPSGRVTPKQALAWAVAQSLVSFAILLTFNLPAIGLGVLSLLPVAIYPFAKRFTWWPQVFLGLAFNWGALLAWTAQTGSLGWPAVILYLAGISWTLFYDTIYAFQDVEDDALIGVKSTARLFGDHARGWLVAFLVAGTLFLALAAFLALSGATLIVALCAPLIFALHLLWQMARLDTKDTDRCLALFRSNRDAGLLVTLFLAAAILV